Proteins encoded by one window of Kribbella flavida DSM 17836:
- the hisH gene encoding imidazole glycerol phosphate synthase subunit HisH: MSKKVVLLDYGSGNIRSGERALQRVGADVTVTADYDQALNADGLLVPGVGAFEACMTGLKAVRGDAVVDRRLTGGRPVLGICVGMQILFAKGIEHGVETAGCEQWPGTVERLRPQSEEPVPHMGWNTVDVPAGSQLFEGIEKERFYFVHSYGVREWQLTDARASVAPKVTWTSYGGDRFVAAVENGPLAATQFHPEKSGDAGAELLANWVRSL, encoded by the coding sequence GTGAGCAAGAAGGTCGTCCTGCTGGACTACGGCTCGGGCAACATCCGCTCCGGCGAACGAGCGCTGCAGCGGGTCGGTGCCGACGTCACCGTGACGGCCGACTACGACCAGGCCCTGAACGCCGACGGCCTGCTGGTTCCCGGCGTGGGCGCGTTCGAGGCCTGCATGACCGGGCTCAAGGCGGTCCGCGGCGACGCCGTCGTCGACCGGCGGCTGACCGGCGGGCGCCCGGTGCTCGGCATCTGCGTCGGCATGCAGATCCTGTTCGCGAAGGGCATCGAGCACGGCGTCGAGACCGCGGGCTGCGAGCAGTGGCCGGGCACGGTCGAGCGCCTGCGCCCGCAAAGCGAGGAGCCGGTCCCGCACATGGGCTGGAACACGGTCGACGTACCGGCCGGCAGCCAGTTGTTCGAGGGCATCGAGAAGGAGCGCTTCTACTTCGTGCACTCCTACGGCGTGCGGGAGTGGCAGCTCACCGACGCCCGCGCCTCGGTCGCGCCGAAGGTCACCTGGACGTCGTACGGCGGCGACCGCTTCGTCGCCGCCGTCGAGAACGGCCCGCTCGCCGCCACCCAGTTCCACCCGGAGAAGTCCGGCGACGCCGGCGCCGAACTCCTGGCCAACTGGGTCCGCTCGCTGTAG
- the chvE gene encoding multiple monosaccharide ABC transporter substrate-binding protein: protein MKNKLVVVLSGVLLVLGLGACGGQGAGGGTDAAADKPEDLTIGVSMPTQTSERWIADGKAVKEKLEAKGYQVDLQYANDDIPTQSQQVDQMITRGADVLIIAAIDGTALSSQLQAAADKSIPVVAYDRLIRGSKNVNFYVSFDNFKVGVAQAKALLRGLGLETPDGSKGSKTGPVNIELFAGSLDDNNTQYFFGGAMQTLKPYFDNGSLVVKSKQTGMEQVATLRWQQEAAQKRMEDLLTSSYNDGAKVGGVLSPYDGISRGIITALHNAGYGTPANPTPVITGQDAEIASVKLIDTGVQSSTIFKDTRLLAEQAVNAAEAFLQKKEPEANDTKTYDNGTKVVPAYLLPIQTVFKEDIKKQLVDTGYYTAAEVAAGQAK, encoded by the coding sequence GTGAAGAACAAGCTTGTGGTGGTTCTGAGTGGCGTCCTACTGGTACTCGGTCTCGGGGCGTGCGGTGGGCAGGGAGCCGGCGGTGGTACCGACGCCGCCGCGGACAAGCCCGAGGACCTGACCATCGGGGTGTCGATGCCGACGCAGACGTCGGAGCGGTGGATCGCGGACGGCAAGGCGGTGAAGGAGAAGCTCGAGGCCAAGGGCTACCAGGTCGATCTGCAGTATGCCAACGACGACATCCCGACCCAGTCCCAGCAGGTCGACCAGATGATCACCCGCGGCGCCGACGTACTGATCATCGCCGCGATCGACGGGACCGCGCTCAGCAGCCAACTGCAGGCCGCGGCCGACAAGTCGATCCCGGTGGTCGCCTACGACCGGCTGATCCGTGGCAGCAAGAACGTGAACTTCTACGTCAGCTTCGACAACTTCAAGGTCGGCGTGGCCCAGGCGAAGGCGCTGCTGCGAGGTCTCGGCCTGGAGACGCCGGACGGCTCGAAGGGCAGCAAGACCGGGCCGGTCAACATCGAGTTGTTCGCCGGCTCGCTGGACGACAACAACACCCAGTACTTCTTCGGGGGCGCCATGCAGACCCTCAAGCCGTACTTCGACAACGGCTCGCTGGTGGTCAAGTCCAAGCAGACCGGCATGGAGCAGGTCGCGACTCTGCGCTGGCAGCAGGAGGCGGCGCAGAAGCGGATGGAGGACCTGCTGACCTCGAGCTACAACGACGGCGCCAAGGTGGGCGGCGTTCTGTCCCCGTACGACGGGATCTCGCGCGGCATCATCACCGCCCTGCACAACGCGGGTTACGGCACACCGGCCAACCCCACCCCGGTGATCACCGGTCAGGACGCGGAGATCGCCTCGGTCAAGCTGATCGACACCGGCGTGCAGAGCTCGACGATCTTCAAGGACACCCGGCTGCTGGCCGAGCAGGCCGTCAACGCCGCCGAGGCCTTCCTGCAGAAGAAGGAGCCGGAGGCCAACGACACCAAGACCTACGACAACGGGACGAAGGTCGTACCGGCGTACCTGCTGCCGATCCAGACCGTGTTCAAGGAAGACATCAAGAAGCAACTCGTCGACACCGGTTACTACACGGCCGCCGAGGTCGCCGCCGGCCAGGCGAAGTGA
- the mmsB gene encoding multiple monosaccharide ABC transporter permease, with product MTSTKPSPGPQDAAEPTAAEGAPAAALHVGTGDPLTLIRRNLRQSGIYIAFVVIVALFAFLTDGVLLSPGNITNIVLQYSYILVLAIGMVILIIAGHIDLSVGSIVALTGAVSAVLVIQNDQPWWIGVLAAVAVGCLVGAWHGFWVAYVGMPAFIVTLAGMLLFRGLTLQVLDNVSLSPFPGEYQQVASGFLNGLLGGQGYDAFTLLIAAIASAGYAVSVFRTRLARVRYEQPVESFPLFVTRVVLVAAVVMYFAWQLAHARGLPIVLIILAVLVIAYGLMTKNTVFGRQVYAIGGNLPAAMLSGVKVRKVNFWIFVNMGFLAGVAGVIYSSRSNGAQPAAGNMFELDAIAAAFIGGAAVAGGVGTVVGAMVGGLIMAVMSNGMQLMGIDQSTQSVVKGMVLLLAVAFDIYNKRRAGASR from the coding sequence ATGACCAGCACGAAACCGTCCCCAGGTCCCCAGGACGCGGCGGAGCCCACGGCCGCCGAGGGCGCCCCGGCGGCCGCGCTGCACGTCGGCACCGGTGATCCGCTCACCCTGATCAGGCGCAACCTGCGGCAGAGCGGCATCTACATCGCCTTCGTCGTCATCGTGGCCCTGTTCGCGTTCCTGACCGACGGTGTGCTGCTCAGCCCGGGCAACATCACCAACATCGTGCTCCAGTACTCCTACATCCTGGTGCTCGCGATCGGCATGGTGATCCTGATCATCGCCGGACACATCGACCTGTCGGTCGGGTCGATCGTCGCACTGACCGGTGCGGTGTCGGCGGTGCTGGTGATCCAGAACGACCAGCCGTGGTGGATCGGCGTGCTGGCCGCCGTCGCGGTGGGCTGCCTGGTCGGCGCCTGGCACGGCTTCTGGGTCGCGTACGTCGGCATGCCGGCGTTCATCGTGACGCTCGCGGGGATGTTGCTGTTCCGCGGTCTGACGTTGCAGGTCCTGGACAACGTCTCACTGTCGCCGTTCCCGGGCGAGTACCAGCAGGTCGCCAGCGGCTTCCTGAACGGCCTGCTCGGCGGGCAGGGCTACGACGCCTTCACGCTGCTGATCGCCGCGATCGCCTCCGCCGGGTACGCCGTCAGCGTGTTCCGCACCCGGCTGGCGCGGGTCCGCTACGAGCAGCCGGTGGAGTCGTTCCCGCTGTTCGTCACCCGCGTCGTCCTGGTCGCCGCGGTCGTCATGTACTTCGCCTGGCAGCTCGCCCACGCCCGCGGCCTGCCGATCGTCCTGATCATCCTGGCGGTGCTGGTGATCGCCTACGGGCTGATGACGAAGAACACCGTCTTCGGCCGCCAGGTCTACGCGATCGGCGGCAACCTGCCGGCCGCGATGCTGTCCGGGGTCAAGGTCCGCAAGGTCAACTTCTGGATCTTCGTCAACATGGGATTCCTGGCCGGCGTGGCCGGCGTCATCTACTCGTCGCGGTCCAACGGCGCCCAGCCGGCCGCCGGCAACATGTTCGAGCTCGACGCCATCGCCGCGGCCTTCATCGGCGGCGCGGCCGTCGCGGGCGGTGTCGGCACGGTGGTCGGGGCGATGGTCGGCGGTCTGATCATGGCGGTGATGAGCAACGGGATGCAGCTGATGGGCATCGACCAGTCGACGCAGTCCGTTGTGAAGGGCATGGTGCTGCTGCTCGCCGTTGCCTTCGACATCTACAATAAACGTCGCGCCGGCGCATCCCGCTGA
- the hisB gene encoding imidazoleglycerol-phosphate dehydratase HisB, with protein MSRTGRIDRETSESKVLVELDLDGTGRAEISTGVGFYDHMLNALAKHALLDLHVTTVGDLEIDAHHTVEDTAIGLGQALKQALGDKRGIRRFGDATVPLDEALVHCTVDLSGRPYCVHTGEPEGQVYAIIGGDYAGSLTQHVFETLAFNAAICVHVRVLSGRDPHHIVEAQFKAFARALRDAAELDPRQPGIPSTKGAL; from the coding sequence ATGAGCCGCACTGGCCGGATCGACCGGGAGACCAGTGAGTCCAAGGTGCTGGTCGAGCTCGACCTGGACGGCACCGGCCGGGCCGAGATCTCGACCGGCGTGGGCTTCTACGACCACATGCTGAACGCGCTGGCCAAGCACGCACTGCTCGACCTGCACGTCACCACGGTCGGCGACCTGGAGATCGACGCGCACCACACCGTCGAGGACACCGCGATCGGCCTCGGCCAGGCGCTGAAGCAGGCGCTCGGCGACAAGCGCGGGATCCGCCGCTTCGGCGACGCGACGGTGCCGCTGGACGAGGCCCTCGTGCACTGCACGGTCGACCTGTCCGGCCGGCCGTACTGCGTGCACACCGGCGAGCCCGAGGGGCAGGTCTACGCGATCATCGGTGGCGACTACGCCGGTTCGCTGACCCAGCACGTGTTCGAGACGCTCGCGTTCAACGCGGCGATCTGCGTGCACGTCCGGGTGCTGTCCGGGCGCGACCCGCACCACATCGTGGAGGCGCAGTTCAAGGCGTTCGCGCGGGCGCTGCGCGACGCGGCCGAGCTCGACCCGCGGCAGCCGGGCATCCCGTCGACCAAGGGCGCGCTGTGA
- the mmsA gene encoding multiple monosaccharide ABC transporter ATP-binding protein, with amino-acid sequence MDDVLLEMRGITKRFPGVKALEDVSLRVRRGEIHAICGENGAGKSTLMKVLSGVYPTGSYDGEIRFDGTPVHFGGIRDSEAVGIVIIHQELALVPHLSIAENLFLGNERRGRGGLIDWNRSNAEARKLLLSVGLDENPVSPVIQLGVGKQQLVEIAKALSKEVRLLILDEPTAALNDVDSAHLLDLLRRLRDQGITCIMISHKLSEITAIADSTTVIRDGRTVETLDMGAAGVTQDRIIRGMVGRDLDSFYPDRVCDPGPEVLRIEDWTVWHPTQQRKVVDGASLDVRAGEVVGIAGLMGAGRTELAMSVFGRSYGRNISGRLYLHGEEVRARTVSEAIGHGIAYATEDRKRYGLNLIADVRANVSAAALSKLARAGWVNTNEEVKVAEQGRREMNIKTRTVLDPVGTLSGGNQQKVVLSKWLFTDPDVLILDEPTRGIDVGAKFEIYTIVNRLVAQGKAVVLISSELPELLGMCDRIYTLSAGRITGELPVGQATQESLMALMTTEKEFAG; translated from the coding sequence ATGGACGACGTCCTGCTCGAGATGCGCGGGATCACCAAGCGGTTCCCCGGGGTCAAGGCTCTCGAGGACGTCTCGCTGAGGGTCCGGCGCGGGGAGATCCACGCCATCTGCGGAGAGAACGGGGCCGGCAAGTCGACCCTGATGAAGGTGCTGTCCGGGGTGTACCCGACCGGGAGTTACGACGGCGAGATCAGGTTCGACGGGACGCCGGTCCACTTCGGTGGCATCCGGGACTCCGAGGCGGTCGGCATCGTCATCATTCATCAGGAGCTCGCGCTGGTTCCGCACCTGTCGATCGCGGAGAACCTCTTCCTGGGCAACGAACGGCGGGGCCGCGGGGGCCTGATCGACTGGAACCGGTCCAACGCCGAGGCCCGCAAGCTGCTGCTCTCCGTCGGCCTGGACGAGAACCCGGTCTCGCCGGTGATCCAGCTCGGGGTCGGCAAGCAGCAGCTGGTCGAGATCGCCAAGGCGTTGTCCAAGGAGGTCCGGCTGCTGATCCTCGACGAGCCGACCGCCGCGCTGAACGACGTCGACTCGGCCCACCTGCTCGATCTGCTGCGGCGGCTGCGGGACCAGGGGATCACCTGCATCATGATCTCCCACAAGCTGAGCGAGATCACCGCGATCGCCGACTCCACGACGGTGATCCGGGACGGCCGCACGGTCGAGACCCTCGACATGGGCGCCGCGGGAGTGACCCAGGACAGGATCATCCGCGGCATGGTGGGGCGCGATCTCGACAGCTTCTACCCCGACCGGGTCTGCGATCCGGGGCCGGAGGTGCTGCGGATCGAGGACTGGACGGTGTGGCACCCGACCCAGCAGCGCAAGGTGGTCGACGGCGCCTCGCTCGACGTACGGGCCGGAGAGGTGGTCGGGATCGCCGGGCTGATGGGCGCCGGACGGACCGAGCTCGCGATGAGCGTGTTCGGTCGCTCGTACGGTCGCAACATCAGCGGCCGGCTGTACCTGCACGGTGAGGAGGTTCGGGCCCGCACCGTGTCCGAGGCGATCGGCCACGGCATCGCCTACGCCACCGAGGATCGCAAGCGGTACGGGCTCAACCTGATCGCCGACGTCCGGGCCAACGTGTCCGCCGCGGCGCTGAGCAAGCTGGCCCGGGCCGGCTGGGTCAACACCAACGAAGAGGTCAAGGTCGCCGAGCAGGGACGGCGGGAGATGAACATCAAGACCCGCACCGTGCTGGATCCCGTCGGCACCCTGTCCGGCGGCAACCAGCAGAAGGTCGTGCTGTCCAAGTGGCTGTTCACCGATCCGGACGTGCTGATCCTGGACGAACCCACCCGCGGTATCGACGTCGGAGCGAAGTTCGAGATCTACACGATCGTCAACCGGCTCGTCGCCCAGGGCAAGGCAGTCGTCCTGATCTCCTCCGAACTGCCGGAGCTGCTGGGCATGTGCGACCGGATCTACACCCTGTCGGCCGGGCGGATCACCGGTGAGCTGCCGGTCGGCCAGGCGACCCAGGAAAGCCTGATGGCGCTCATGACGACGGAGAAGGAGTTCGCCGGATGA
- a CDS encoding histidinol-phosphate transaminase produces MGRRFDGLPIRDELRNFEPYGAPQLDVPVLLNVNENPYPPSEATVADITASVAEAARGLNRYPDREFLALRADLAAYLGRESGARLTAEQVWAANGSNEVMLHLLQAFGGPGRTALSFAPTYSMYPEYARDTNTGWVVGRRSEDFTLDQSKALAAISRHRPSVVLLASPNNPTGTALPIQLVEALAARTAGIGAVLVVDEAYAEFRRAGTPSAVTLLPSYPNLAVARTTSKAFALAGARVGYLAASKQLVDALRIVRLPYHLSAVTQAVARAALRHSDELLARVGQLRAERDETVDWLRAQGLRAVDSDANFVLFGTFRDRHAVWQALLDDGVLIRETGPDGWLRVSIGTGAEMAAFRASLEKVLKTDGGRQS; encoded by the coding sequence ATGGGCCGCCGCTTCGACGGGCTGCCGATCCGCGACGAGCTGAGGAACTTCGAGCCGTACGGCGCGCCGCAGCTCGACGTCCCGGTGCTGCTCAACGTCAACGAGAACCCGTACCCGCCGAGCGAGGCGACCGTCGCGGACATCACCGCGTCGGTGGCCGAGGCGGCCCGCGGACTCAACCGGTATCCCGACCGCGAGTTCCTCGCCCTGCGCGCCGACCTCGCGGCGTACCTGGGCCGGGAGTCGGGGGCGCGGCTGACCGCCGAGCAGGTCTGGGCGGCCAACGGGTCGAACGAGGTGATGCTGCACCTGCTGCAGGCCTTCGGCGGCCCGGGCCGGACGGCGCTGTCGTTCGCCCCGACGTACTCGATGTACCCGGAGTACGCCCGCGACACGAACACGGGCTGGGTGGTCGGCCGGCGGTCCGAGGACTTCACCCTGGACCAGAGCAAGGCGCTGGCGGCGATCTCCCGGCACCGGCCGTCGGTCGTGCTGCTCGCCTCGCCGAACAACCCGACCGGGACGGCACTGCCGATCCAGCTGGTCGAGGCGCTGGCCGCCCGGACGGCGGGAATCGGCGCGGTGCTGGTGGTCGACGAGGCGTACGCGGAGTTCCGCCGGGCCGGCACGCCGAGCGCGGTCACGCTGCTGCCGTCGTACCCGAATCTGGCGGTCGCGCGGACGACCTCGAAGGCGTTCGCGCTCGCCGGTGCTCGGGTCGGCTACCTGGCGGCGAGCAAGCAGCTGGTCGACGCGCTGCGCATCGTCCGGCTGCCGTACCACCTGTCCGCGGTGACCCAGGCGGTCGCCCGGGCCGCGCTGCGGCACTCCGACGAGTTGCTCGCCCGGGTCGGGCAGCTGCGGGCCGAGCGGGACGAGACCGTCGACTGGCTGCGGGCCCAGGGGCTGCGGGCGGTCGACTCCGACGCCAACTTCGTGCTGTTCGGCACGTTCCGCGACCGGCACGCGGTCTGGCAGGCCCTGCTGGACGACGGCGTGCTGATCCGCGAGACCGGGCCCGACGGCTGGCTGCGGGTGTCGATCGGCACCGGCGCCGAGATGGCCGCGTTCCGGGCGTCGCTGGAGAAAGTTCTGAAGACCGACGGGGGAAGGCAATCATGA
- the hisD gene encoding histidinol dehydrogenase codes for MIRRVDLRGRVAAGELVDLPADVHALVPRAVFDVEKALDVVRPICLDVRHRGLEAIREYGERFDGVHLDDVRVPAEALKTALEELDPTVRSAFEESIRRVREVSEDELGGDVESEPAPGGRVTQRLVPVQRVGLYVPGGRAPLASSVVMNVVPAQVAGVPSLAVASPPQKEFGGLPHPTVLAVCAMLGVDEVYAIGGAQAIAGFAYGFEGCRKVNLITGPGNIYVVAAKRFLLGQVGIDSEAGPTEIAVLADATADPAHVAADLISQAEHDPMAASVLVTPSESLAAAVEAELPVQVARTKHSERITEALGGQQSAIVLVDDLDQGTALVDAYAAEHLEIQTEDAEQRAALINNAGAIFVGGWSPVSLGDYCAGSNHVLPTAGCACHSSGLSVRSFLRAMHVVNYTRDALQEVAGHVVALANAEDLPGHGAAVSIRFPGDS; via the coding sequence ATGATTCGCCGCGTCGACCTGCGGGGCCGAGTGGCGGCCGGAGAGCTCGTTGATCTCCCTGCCGATGTTCACGCCCTGGTGCCCCGAGCCGTGTTCGACGTCGAGAAGGCTCTCGACGTCGTCCGACCGATCTGCCTGGACGTCCGCCATCGCGGTCTCGAGGCGATCCGGGAGTACGGCGAGCGGTTCGACGGGGTGCACCTCGACGACGTCCGGGTTCCGGCCGAGGCGCTGAAGACGGCGCTGGAGGAGCTCGACCCGACCGTGCGCAGCGCGTTCGAGGAGTCGATCCGGCGCGTCCGCGAGGTGAGCGAGGACGAGCTCGGCGGCGACGTCGAGTCCGAGCCGGCGCCGGGTGGCCGGGTCACCCAGCGGCTGGTCCCGGTCCAGCGCGTCGGGCTGTACGTGCCGGGCGGCCGCGCGCCGCTCGCGTCCAGCGTGGTGATGAACGTCGTCCCGGCCCAGGTGGCCGGGGTGCCGTCGCTGGCTGTGGCGTCCCCGCCGCAGAAAGAGTTCGGTGGTCTGCCGCACCCGACCGTGCTCGCGGTCTGCGCGATGCTCGGTGTCGACGAGGTGTATGCGATCGGCGGCGCGCAGGCGATCGCCGGGTTCGCGTACGGCTTCGAGGGCTGCCGCAAGGTCAACCTGATCACCGGCCCCGGCAACATCTACGTCGTCGCGGCCAAGCGCTTCCTGCTCGGCCAGGTCGGCATCGACTCCGAGGCCGGCCCGACCGAGATCGCCGTCCTGGCCGACGCCACCGCCGACCCGGCGCACGTCGCGGCCGACCTGATCAGCCAGGCCGAGCACGACCCGATGGCGGCCAGCGTGCTGGTGACGCCGAGCGAGTCACTGGCGGCGGCGGTCGAGGCCGAGCTGCCCGTGCAGGTCGCCCGGACCAAGCACAGCGAGCGCATCACCGAGGCGCTCGGTGGGCAGCAGTCCGCCATCGTGCTGGTCGACGACCTGGACCAGGGCACCGCGCTGGTGGACGCCTACGCCGCCGAGCACCTGGAGATCCAGACCGAGGACGCCGAGCAGCGGGCCGCGCTGATCAACAACGCGGGCGCGATCTTCGTCGGCGGCTGGTCGCCGGTGTCGCTCGGCGACTATTGCGCCGGGTCGAACCACGTGCTGCCCACGGCCGGCTGCGCCTGCCACTCCTCGGGCCTGTCCGTGCGCAGCTTCCTGCGCGCGATGCACGTCGTGAACTACACCCGCGACGCGCTCCAGGAGGTCGCCGGGCACGTGGTCGCGCTCGCGAACGCCGAGGACCTGCCCGGGCACGGCGCCGCGGTGTCGATCCGGTTCCCCGGGGACAGCTGA
- a CDS encoding alkaline phosphatase PhoX has product MSVESQSQSVDPQPLSRRQFVARAAAAGVAVSVVGSVEALYTAQPALGTSGPKLGYGPLIEDPQGMLDLPRGFSYKVLSREGAVRKDGLQVPSRFDGMGTFPDRHGGNRLVRNHECSPTATIPVKAPAERTYDPAAAGGTSTLVVDRHNNTVKEFTSLGGSAINCSGGITPWRTWLTCEETEDKAGTRGYTKDHGYIFEVDPYDDRRNVHPTPLKEMGRFQHEAVAIDPATGIVYETEDAFVAPLGGFYRFLPNRPCGGWGSLRAGGELQAMHIPDLPDLSVVQEAGTEFRGVQWVKVPDPLATTESVRSQDYAKLITGGYKLEGCWWGALDRCVYFVSSFARTELGPKVDHDGQVWRYDPRRKTLKLMVIFTRPKPGSDDPEFDAPDNITMSPYGGLMMCEDGLGEQHILGTTEDGEVFKFARNRVNNGTPEQPEYGELAGAGFSADGRTMFFNVYTPGITYAITGPWRRRR; this is encoded by the coding sequence GTGTCCGTTGAGTCGCAGTCCCAGTCCGTGGATCCGCAGCCGCTGTCCCGGCGGCAGTTCGTCGCCCGTGCGGCAGCGGCGGGTGTCGCCGTCAGTGTGGTGGGGTCGGTCGAAGCGCTGTACACGGCGCAGCCGGCGCTGGGCACATCCGGTCCGAAGCTCGGCTACGGGCCCCTGATCGAGGACCCGCAGGGCATGCTCGACCTGCCCCGGGGCTTCAGCTACAAGGTGCTGTCGCGGGAGGGTGCCGTCCGCAAGGACGGGCTGCAGGTCCCGAGCCGGTTCGACGGGATGGGCACCTTCCCGGACCGGCACGGCGGCAACCGCCTGGTCCGCAACCACGAGTGCAGCCCGACCGCGACGATTCCGGTGAAGGCGCCGGCCGAGCGCACCTACGACCCGGCCGCGGCCGGCGGCACCAGCACGCTGGTGGTCGACCGGCACAACAACACCGTCAAGGAGTTCACCAGCCTCGGCGGCTCGGCGATCAACTGCTCCGGCGGCATCACGCCGTGGCGCACCTGGCTGACCTGCGAGGAGACCGAGGACAAGGCCGGCACCCGCGGCTACACCAAGGACCACGGCTACATCTTCGAGGTCGACCCGTACGACGACCGGCGCAACGTGCACCCGACGCCGCTGAAGGAGATGGGCCGGTTCCAGCACGAGGCGGTCGCGATCGATCCGGCGACCGGCATCGTGTACGAGACCGAGGACGCGTTCGTCGCGCCGCTCGGCGGCTTCTACCGGTTCCTGCCGAACCGCCCGTGCGGCGGCTGGGGCAGCCTGCGGGCCGGCGGCGAGCTGCAGGCCATGCACATCCCGGACCTGCCGGACCTGTCGGTGGTCCAGGAGGCGGGCACGGAGTTCCGCGGCGTGCAGTGGGTGAAGGTGCCCGACCCGCTGGCCACCACGGAGTCGGTCCGCTCGCAGGACTACGCCAAGCTGATCACCGGCGGGTACAAGCTCGAGGGCTGCTGGTGGGGCGCGCTGGACCGGTGCGTGTACTTCGTGTCGTCGTTCGCGCGCACCGAGCTCGGTCCGAAGGTCGACCACGACGGACAGGTCTGGCGCTACGACCCGCGGCGCAAGACGCTGAAGCTGATGGTGATCTTCACCCGGCCGAAGCCCGGCTCGGACGACCCGGAGTTCGATGCCCCCGACAACATCACGATGTCGCCGTACGGCGGGCTGATGATGTGCGAGGACGGGCTGGGCGAGCAGCACATCCTCGGCACCACCGAGGACGGCGAGGTCTTCAAGTTCGCCCGCAACCGGGTGAACAACGGCACCCCCGAGCAGCCCGAGTACGGCGAGCTCGCCGGCGCCGGCTTCTCCGCCGACGGCCGCACGATGTTCTTCAACGTCTACACCCCCGGCATCACCTATGCCATCACCGGCCCCTGGCGCCGGCGCCGGTAA